Proteins from one Ktedonobacteraceae bacterium genomic window:
- a CDS encoding nitroreductase/quinone reductase family protein, translating to MSWHIPNAVMLAADKVTQFLYWSTGGRLGEKQLSYSMLLLHTIGRKTGKRRTHTLLYFRDGENLVICASNNGSPQLPAWYLNLQAHPRVWIQHGRTRREVIAETVGVEERQRLWQRLLQIRPQYADYQKYTSRVFPIVILKPLPGEEHG from the coding sequence TTGAGCTGGCACATTCCCAACGCCGTCATGCTGGCCGCCGACAAGGTGACCCAGTTTCTCTACTGGTCCACCGGCGGGCGGTTGGGCGAAAAGCAGTTAAGCTATTCGATGCTCCTGCTGCACACCATTGGACGCAAAACCGGCAAGCGGCGCACGCATACACTTTTATATTTTCGCGATGGAGAAAACCTGGTTATCTGCGCCTCCAATAATGGCTCCCCGCAGCTTCCTGCCTGGTATCTGAATTTACAGGCACACCCGCGCGTCTGGATTCAACATGGGCGCACCAGGCGCGAGGTGATCGCGGAAACGGTTGGTGTGGAGGAACGGCAACGCCTCTGGCAGCGACTATTGCAAATCCGTCCTCAATATGCCGACTATCAAAAGTATACCTCGCGTGTATTTCCCATCGTTATTCTCAAGCCTCTTCCTGGAGAAGAGCATGGTTGA
- a CDS encoding ERG2 family protein — protein MANYVFDPQVIHEISLKHLGKPLEQMFADISAELSERYPGMIDDSKPWIFNNAGGVMLEMKLLYASTKEYIMLWGTPIGSEGHTGRHLVEFYDTVLDGEAWYYTEGQFTRDVYTPGDHIFVGKGQSAGMHYPDHVWMIEYARGPLPTLLPFGLADALTSTHDFKTAIQTVVIYFSLTGRQMSRGQKMALGSLAAAVLLLWSVRGKRGRRRG, from the coding sequence ATGGCCAACTATGTATTCGATCCGCAAGTCATTCACGAAATCAGCCTCAAACATCTGGGGAAGCCGCTGGAGCAGATGTTTGCGGATATTAGCGCCGAATTATCGGAACGCTATCCAGGCATGATAGATGATTCTAAGCCCTGGATCTTCAATAACGCGGGCGGCGTGATGCTCGAAATGAAGCTGCTGTACGCCTCGACGAAAGAATACATCATGCTCTGGGGCACACCTATTGGAAGCGAGGGACATACCGGGCGTCACCTGGTCGAATTTTATGATACCGTGCTCGATGGCGAGGCCTGGTACTATACCGAGGGCCAGTTTACGCGCGATGTCTATACGCCGGGGGATCATATCTTTGTCGGCAAGGGGCAAAGCGCCGGAATGCATTATCCAGATCACGTGTGGATGATTGAATACGCTCGTGGCCCCCTGCCGACGCTGCTCCCATTCGGCCTTGCCGATGCCCTGACCAGCACGCACGATTTCAAAACTGCCATCCAGACGGTCGTCATCTACTTTTCGCTTACCGGTCGCCAGATGTCAAGAGGCCAGAAGATGGCGCTCGGCTCGCTTGCCGCCGCCGTCCTGCTCTTATGGAGTGTCAGAGGCAAAAGAGGGCGGCGGCGGGGATAA
- a CDS encoding NAD(P)-dependent oxidoreductase translates to MKILLTGAFGNIGMSTLHELLRQGHEVRCFVSRRKAHARTARRFAGRIELIQGDIRQPADVSKAVQDRDAIIHLAYMLPPYSEEHPELAHQINIGGTRNLLVAARSLSRPPRFFFASSFDVFGYTQEQPPPRRITDPVQATDHYSTHKIACEEMVKTSGLEWSIFRFADVPPLSLRSPHPIMFEIPLVTRFEVVHTYDAGMAIANGIRCEEAWGKTLLIGGGPSCQMLYRDYLGRMLEMMGIGMLPESAFGHKPYCTDWLDTEESQRLLHYQRYSFDDIMRQLTRIVGYKRYLTRMVRPAARWWILRMSPYYHR, encoded by the coding sequence ATGAAGATTTTACTGACCGGCGCTTTTGGCAATATCGGGATGAGTACGCTGCATGAGTTATTGCGCCAGGGACACGAAGTGCGTTGCTTCGTATCCAGGCGCAAGGCTCATGCACGCACTGCCAGGCGTTTCGCGGGCAGGATAGAATTGATACAGGGTGACATCCGGCAACCGGCGGACGTGTCGAAGGCAGTGCAGGATCGAGACGCGATCATTCACCTGGCCTACATGCTGCCGCCATACAGCGAGGAACATCCTGAGCTCGCGCATCAGATCAATATTGGCGGAACGCGCAACCTGCTCGTCGCTGCTCGCAGCTTATCCAGACCGCCCAGGTTTTTCTTCGCATCCAGTTTCGATGTCTTCGGCTATACGCAGGAGCAACCCCCGCCACGCAGAATAACCGACCCGGTTCAGGCGACGGACCACTACTCGACACACAAAATTGCCTGTGAGGAGATGGTCAAGACATCTGGCCTCGAGTGGAGTATCTTCCGTTTTGCCGATGTCCCGCCGCTGAGCCTGCGCAGCCCGCATCCTATCATGTTCGAAATTCCTCTTGTCACACGCTTCGAGGTCGTTCACACCTACGATGCGGGCATGGCAATCGCCAACGGCATCCGTTGCGAAGAGGCCTGGGGCAAAACGCTGCTCATCGGCGGTGGCCCCAGCTGCCAGATGCTCTACCGCGACTACCTGGGGCGCATGCTGGAGATGATGGGCATCGGCATGTTGCCGGAGAGCGCCTTTGGCCACAAACCCTATTGCACGGACTGGCTTGATACAGAAGAGAGCCAGCGCCTGCTGCACTACCAGCGTTATTCGTTCGACGACATCATGCGGCAATTGACGCGCATCGTCGGCTATAAACGCTATCTCACGCGCATGGTACGTCCCGCCGCCCGCTGGTGGATTTTGCGCATGTCGCCCTATTACCACAGGTAA
- a CDS encoding cellulase family glycosylhydrolase: MNNNPINPRRNRNLLIFFVLLAVVVLIASFALSYVFLHRPNSSLTTSATPTPAGTSSGPATCNGQGVTKNPDGSYTFSWLHINSQGQVVDSHNCLVHLLGVNMGGLFLSSAGHEPLASVSWYKQNVPMNVVREAINTYWWDTNVYVPDAHMHYQQWLETVINWQKQNGNYVIIDAATQFHNPPCGTGVTVPCPSQNQASKNTPPNPQEQSTYQPTPLQALTDLAKLYGNDPQIIFDVWNEPSPKEISGISMQTYFQYMNQRIDTVRQYAPNSIVMVYENGLSQIMSGQYPMYAQKNLMFDAHIYDAGWKPGDTTGLVSFVHAHGDAFIVGEWGGVPGQPSPSVMIPFLKQYDVEACYFGSKDLVKGSAAKSAQLQLNSIGQAVASGYGSIFSS, from the coding sequence ATGAATAACAATCCTATCAATCCTCGTCGGAATCGCAATCTGCTCATCTTTTTCGTGTTGCTGGCTGTAGTCGTCTTGATCGCCAGCTTTGCTTTATCGTATGTGTTTTTACACAGGCCTAACTCGTCGCTAACGACTTCCGCTACACCCACGCCAGCTGGAACCTCATCGGGGCCGGCCACGTGCAACGGCCAGGGTGTGACAAAAAATCCCGATGGCTCCTATACCTTTTCCTGGCTGCACATCAATTCGCAGGGGCAGGTCGTCGATTCGCATAATTGCCTGGTTCACCTGCTTGGCGTGAATATGGGCGGTCTGTTCCTCAGTTCAGCCGGACACGAACCGCTGGCATCGGTTAGCTGGTATAAGCAGAATGTTCCAATGAACGTGGTACGCGAAGCCATCAACACCTACTGGTGGGACACTAACGTCTACGTGCCGGACGCGCACATGCATTACCAGCAGTGGCTCGAAACGGTGATCAACTGGCAAAAGCAGAACGGCAACTACGTGATTATCGACGCTGCCACGCAATTCCACAATCCACCCTGCGGCACGGGAGTCACTGTTCCCTGCCCCTCGCAGAACCAGGCGAGCAAGAATACTCCACCCAACCCGCAAGAGCAATCAACCTATCAGCCTACACCTTTGCAGGCGCTCACTGACCTGGCAAAGTTATATGGCAATGACCCACAGATCATCTTTGACGTGTGGAACGAACCCTCGCCCAAGGAGATCAGCGGCATCAGCATGCAAACCTACTTCCAGTACATGAACCAGCGCATCGACACGGTGCGGCAATATGCGCCCAATTCCATCGTTATGGTCTACGAAAACGGCCTGTCGCAGATCATGTCCGGTCAATATCCCATGTACGCGCAAAAAAATCTTATGTTTGATGCCCACATCTACGATGCTGGCTGGAAGCCGGGTGACACAACCGGGCTTGTCTCCTTCGTACATGCGCACGGAGACGCCTTTATCGTCGGCGAATGGGGTGGAGTTCCTGGTCAACCCTCGCCCAGCGTCATGATCCCTTTTCTCAAGCAGTATGATGTCGAGGCCTGCTACTTCGGTTCGAAAGACCTGGTAAAAGGCAGCGCCGCTAAGTCCGCTCAGTTGCAGCTCAACAGCATCGGCCAGGCTGTCGCCAGCGGCTATGGCTCGATCTTCTCTTCATAA
- a CDS encoding class I SAM-dependent methyltransferase codes for MTETNNTTDRWSESDSQIFLNHSEVFVPGRAEQLASLLHLIPAQADEACTIVELAAGGGILARAILERFPACHYVALDGSEVMRDHLSRSLAMFGNRLEVRPFELEEQDWRVALPAPLRCVLSSLAVHHLSDEGKRQLFKDISERLEPGGALLLADIVKPATPHIAELFARQYDDIVRAQSVATYGDLRGYESFQELKWNYFIYDYADPNSYDKPSLLSDQLLWLREAGFGMADCFWMQAGHAIYGGYK; via the coding sequence GTGACCGAGACAAACAACACCACCGACCGGTGGAGCGAGAGCGATTCACAGATATTCCTGAACCACAGCGAGGTATTTGTGCCGGGGCGCGCGGAACAGCTCGCGAGCCTGCTACATCTCATTCCCGCACAGGCGGATGAGGCTTGCACGATTGTCGAATTGGCGGCGGGTGGCGGCATACTGGCACGCGCAATCCTGGAGCGCTTTCCTGCCTGCCATTACGTGGCGCTGGATGGTTCGGAGGTTATGCGCGACCACCTGAGCCGTTCGCTGGCCATGTTCGGGAATCGCCTCGAGGTACGTCCTTTTGAGCTTGAGGAGCAGGATTGGCGCGTGGCTCTGCCTGCTCCCTTGCGCTGCGTGCTATCATCGCTGGCCGTCCATCACCTATCGGACGAGGGCAAGCGCCAGCTTTTCAAGGATATAAGCGAGCGATTGGAGCCGGGCGGAGCCTTACTGCTGGCCGATATCGTCAAACCCGCGACGCCCCACATTGCCGAACTCTTCGCGCGGCAATATGATGACATCGTGCGCGCGCAAAGCGTGGCCACCTATGGCGATTTGCGCGGCTACGAATCGTTCCAGGAGTTGAAATGGAACTATTTCATCTACGACTATGCCGACCCCAACTCCTACGATAAGCCATCCCTGCTCAGCGACCAGCTTCTATGGCTCCGCGAAGCAGGATTCGGCATGGCAGATTGTTTCTGGATGCAGGCCGGGCATGCAATCTACGGCGGCTACAAGTAG
- a CDS encoding DUF488 domain-containing protein, with translation MAKHHVTVAIKRVYDPPEPGDGTRVLVDRLWPRGLSKERAKVDLWLKEVAPSNDLRKWFGHDPEKFPEFRRRYEAELRSEPGQEALAKLRDLAGQGKVTLVFAAHDSEHNNAVVLRDLLA, from the coding sequence ATGGCAAAGCACCATGTAACTGTGGCTATCAAGCGTGTATACGACCCGCCTGAACCCGGCGACGGCACGCGCGTCCTGGTGGATCGTCTCTGGCCGCGTGGCCTCTCCAAAGAGCGCGCAAAGGTCGATCTCTGGCTCAAAGAGGTCGCGCCCAGCAATGACCTGCGCAAATGGTTCGGCCACGATCCAGAGAAATTCCCAGAATTTCGCCGCCGCTACGAGGCCGAGCTGCGATCTGAACCAGGTCAGGAAGCGCTGGCAAAATTGCGCGACCTGGCCGGTCAGGGGAAGGTGACGCTAGTGTTTGCCGCGCACGACAGCGAACATAATAACGCGGTCGTCTTGCGCGATTTGCTGGCATAG
- a CDS encoding HPP family protein, with translation MDPKPGAEDPAAQQTSDRPAQVGMQSGMNRRWRYRIDREHPIGGEMSDIVKGLFTRMRLPWLLGHHAQTPVLAIFSFINGCISIGIMSALALVTHTAFIFPSLGPTAFLFFYTPTAPAASPRNTIVGHAIGVLAGYFSLVVTGLTMAGPALSVGVTWPRVLAAALSLGLTAGLMVLLRSPHPPAGATTLIISLGLLTKPLQLLILMVAVVLLTLQAFIINRLSGIPYPLWNPRREPDEEGKKTRDSVKSS, from the coding sequence ATGGACCCGAAACCAGGTGCAGAAGATCCGGCGGCGCAGCAGACGAGCGATAGACCAGCACAGGTGGGTATGCAGAGCGGCATGAACCGGCGCTGGCGGTATCGTATTGATCGCGAACACCCTATCGGCGGTGAAATGTCCGATATCGTCAAGGGTCTTTTCACACGCATGCGTTTGCCCTGGCTCTTAGGCCACCATGCGCAGACGCCGGTTCTTGCCATCTTCAGCTTCATTAATGGCTGCATCAGCATTGGCATCATGTCGGCGCTGGCCCTCGTTACGCACACTGCATTTATCTTCCCTTCGCTCGGTCCCACTGCTTTCCTCTTTTTCTATACGCCTACCGCTCCAGCCGCCTCTCCGCGCAACACCATCGTCGGTCATGCTATCGGTGTGCTGGCCGGCTATTTCAGCCTGGTCGTGACCGGTCTAACGATGGCCGGGCCGGCTCTTTCCGTCGGCGTCACCTGGCCGCGTGTCCTCGCTGCGGCTCTCTCGCTTGGCCTCACCGCGGGATTGATGGTTTTGCTCAGATCTCCACACCCGCCGGCAGGCGCTACCACGCTTATCATCTCGCTTGGCCTGTTGACGAAACCACTGCAGCTGCTCATACTGATGGTGGCTGTGGTACTGCTTACTTTACAGGCTTTCATTATCAATCGCCTTTCCGGCATTCCCTACCCACTCTGGAATCCACGTCGCGAGCCTGACGAGGAGGGAAAGAAAACCCGGGATAGCGTGAAGTCGAGTTGA
- a CDS encoding DUF2630 family protein, producing MNDSEILHRITALVDEEHHLMQQSEEEGGLSDEERTRMHELQLQLDQCWDLLRQRRARREFGLNPNEAQVRDPNIVEHYQQ from the coding sequence ATGAATGATAGTGAAATCCTGCATCGTATCACGGCTCTGGTGGACGAAGAACATCACCTGATGCAACAATCAGAAGAAGAAGGCGGTCTGAGTGACGAGGAACGCACGCGCATGCACGAACTACAGCTTCAACTGGATCAATGCTGGGACCTCTTGCGCCAGCGTCGCGCCCGCCGTGAATTTGGCCTCAATCCAAACGAGGCGCAGGTGCGCGATCCGAACATCGTGGAACACTACCAACAGTAA
- a CDS encoding glycosyltransferase produces MTNILIITSRTGGGHMNLALSLKDMLGARFSIDIVDPFPPVVDRYYAGLSRNFLTLWDWQYKYTDNEFASLCLHKGLALLGQKRIAGLIEQAAPQLIVSTHALLSYVVASANRQTGLHIPLAFQLTDLECVHTTWFSEKFADAYLTPTREIFAQASAEGIEQGRLHITGRPVRKQFLQTYDSACRAETLASLGLSPDAFTVFLQGGAKGSARIERTISSIFAAGSARAPIQIILAAGSNSAIISRFSAIPSLRVLPFTETIAPYMAASDLIVGKAGASFLTEAIMLEKPSLITTYIPGQEGPNLRFIERYNLGWTCLDARGQQKLLTRIVRNPDLIAEKVSSIQSYKQWNMSANASIPSVFNRLLGYQDTLEA; encoded by the coding sequence ATGACAAACATCTTGATCATCACCTCTCGCACCGGTGGGGGCCATATGAACCTCGCGCTGTCGCTTAAGGATATGCTTGGCGCGAGGTTCTCTATTGATATCGTTGATCCTTTCCCACCTGTTGTTGACAGGTATTACGCCGGGCTCAGCCGCAACTTCCTCACACTGTGGGATTGGCAATACAAATATACCGATAATGAATTTGCCTCGCTCTGCCTGCATAAAGGGCTGGCGTTACTCGGCCAGAAACGGATCGCAGGCCTTATCGAGCAAGCTGCCCCTCAACTCATCGTTTCAACGCACGCGCTCTTGTCTTACGTCGTCGCGTCTGCAAACCGGCAAACCGGTCTGCATATCCCGCTGGCGTTCCAATTGACCGATCTCGAATGCGTGCATACCACCTGGTTTAGTGAGAAGTTTGCCGATGCCTACCTGACCCCTACGCGTGAAATCTTTGCCCAGGCGAGCGCGGAGGGAATTGAGCAGGGCCGCCTGCACATAACGGGCAGGCCCGTGCGCAAGCAATTCTTACAAACATATGATTCCGCTTGCAGGGCTGAAACGCTCGCGAGCCTGGGACTCTCGCCGGACGCCTTTACCGTCTTTCTCCAGGGTGGCGCGAAAGGTTCCGCCAGAATCGAACGCACCATCTCCAGCATTTTTGCTGCCGGCAGCGCGCGGGCACCCATTCAGATTATCCTGGCAGCAGGCAGCAACAGCGCCATCATCTCGCGCTTCTCAGCTATACCCAGCCTGCGAGTGCTGCCATTCACCGAAACCATCGCGCCTTACATGGCCGCTTCGGACCTCATCGTTGGCAAAGCGGGGGCGAGCTTCCTGACGGAAGCCATCATGCTCGAGAAACCATCGCTCATCACCACCTACATCCCCGGTCAGGAAGGGCCAAACCTGCGCTTCATCGAACGCTATAACCTTGGCTGGACCTGCCTGGATGCGCGCGGCCAGCAAAAACTGCTGACTCGCATCGTGCGGAACCCCGACCTCATCGCCGAAAAAGTCAGCAGCATTCAATCATACAAGCAATGGAATATGTCGGCCAATGCCAGCATTCCGTCCGTCTTCAATAGACTGCTGGGCTATCAAGACACTCTTGAGGCTTAA
- a CDS encoding NAD-dependent epimerase/dehydratase family protein, producing MRILILGGDGYLGWAQAMYLSKKGHEVTVFDNFMRRQFDLERGFNSLLPISTLYERVKRWKEITGRTIHIHVGDTMDYDALVAAIQASEPEAIVHFAEQRSAPYSMIDRKHAVFTQTNNVIGTLNVLYAMREYAPESHLVKLGTMGEYGTPNIDIEEGFIEIHHKGRSDVLPYPKQPGSIYHLCYDDRTEVLTRSGWKLFKDLSYNDEIATRQLDDPHIVYEKPTALTSYLYEGPMYYLEQRRIDLCVTPNHRMVTSFKRRDGTEAMRFEEAKDILGKYNRYHLTCEWNGEERETFTLPGYYVFGDINARKPAIELPMDDWLRFLGWYIAEGSVDGVWLKKVPNCICINQKPGAKSRKVKTVFERIAALLGCTYSVYSYPDRNNELEGHYLFSTQLAVYLTQIGTSLTKHIPRELLNLSKRQLRILFEAMMSGDGLWMDNERDYGRYYTSSRQLADEVQEMALKLGLSANISYFDRAGGTGWAKNREYRVNFTKTTVFQVNQLPDDPNDWIEDYAGMVYCCEVPGDGIILVRRNGKPLWCGNSKVHDSHNIMFCCKIWGLRATDLNQGVVYGVETDETMLDPVLATRFDYDQIYGTALNRFCVQVAVGHPLTVYGEGGQTRGYINIRDTIRCIELAILSPIRAGEYRVFNQITEQFSLLDLAHMVVRQGKEMGLKVEIAHMANPRVEAEQHYYNAVHTRLIELGLDPHLLNDGVLQSLIELAIEHREHIDHSLITPTVNWRNASNVVSKPGKQAFK from the coding sequence ATGCGTATTCTGATACTCGGCGGAGACGGATACCTCGGTTGGGCACAAGCGATGTACCTTTCGAAAAAGGGACACGAAGTAACGGTCTTTGATAATTTCATGCGCAGGCAGTTTGATCTAGAACGCGGGTTTAATAGCCTCCTGCCTATCTCGACGCTGTATGAACGGGTGAAGAGGTGGAAAGAGATCACAGGGCGCACCATCCATATACATGTCGGCGATACAATGGACTATGATGCGCTTGTTGCCGCGATACAAGCAAGCGAACCGGAGGCAATTGTACATTTTGCCGAACAGCGCTCCGCCCCTTATTCTATGATCGATCGCAAGCACGCGGTCTTTACGCAAACGAACAATGTGATCGGCACGCTGAATGTGCTGTATGCCATGCGCGAATACGCGCCAGAGAGCCACCTGGTAAAATTAGGCACGATGGGCGAATATGGGACGCCGAATATCGATATCGAAGAGGGCTTTATCGAAATTCATCACAAGGGTCGTTCGGACGTGCTGCCGTATCCCAAGCAGCCTGGCTCAATCTATCATTTATGTTATGATGATAGAACTGAGGTTCTGACACGGAGTGGGTGGAAACTCTTCAAGGATCTGAGTTACAATGATGAGATAGCTACAAGACAACTTGACGATCCTCATATCGTTTATGAGAAACCAACAGCCCTTACATCGTACCTATATGAAGGTCCTATGTACTACCTTGAGCAAAGACGCATTGATCTGTGTGTGACACCAAATCACCGCATGGTTACTTCTTTCAAACGCCGGGATGGTACCGAAGCGATGCGCTTTGAGGAGGCAAAAGACATACTTGGTAAGTACAATCGCTATCATCTCACCTGTGAGTGGAATGGCGAAGAACGTGAAACATTTACTCTACCCGGCTACTATGTCTTTGGCGATATAAATGCTCGTAAGCCAGCTATAGAGTTACCTATGGATGACTGGCTACGTTTCCTGGGATGGTACATTGCTGAGGGATCTGTTGATGGAGTATGGCTTAAAAAAGTGCCAAACTGTATCTGTATCAATCAGAAACCAGGTGCAAAGTCCAGGAAAGTAAAAACAGTCTTCGAGAGGATAGCCGCCTTACTAGGCTGTACCTATAGTGTATATTCCTATCCAGATAGGAACAATGAGCTAGAGGGGCATTATTTGTTCTCTACACAGCTTGCTGTTTACCTTACTCAGATTGGCACAAGTCTAACCAAACACATACCGCGCGAATTGCTAAACCTGTCAAAGCGGCAACTCCGTATTCTTTTCGAGGCAATGATGTCAGGTGATGGCTTATGGATGGATAATGAGCGTGATTACGGGCGCTACTATACATCTTCGCGGCAGCTCGCAGATGAGGTGCAGGAAATGGCTCTCAAGTTAGGACTTTCCGCAAACATCTCTTACTTTGATCGAGCAGGAGGTACTGGGTGGGCAAAGAATCGCGAATATCGAGTAAACTTCACAAAGACGACAGTTTTTCAGGTCAATCAGCTCCCAGATGATCCTAACGACTGGATAGAGGATTACGCAGGCATGGTTTATTGTTGTGAAGTTCCAGGAGATGGTATCATTCTGGTTCGGCGCAATGGTAAACCTCTCTGGTGTGGAAATTCTAAAGTCCATGACAGCCATAACATCATGTTCTGCTGCAAAATCTGGGGGCTGCGCGCAACCGACCTCAACCAGGGAGTCGTTTACGGAGTCGAGACGGATGAGACGATGCTCGATCCGGTGTTGGCAACGCGCTTTGATTACGATCAGATTTATGGCACGGCGCTGAACCGTTTCTGCGTGCAGGTTGCGGTGGGCCATCCCCTGACCGTCTATGGTGAGGGCGGGCAGACACGCGGCTATATCAACATACGAGACACGATTCGCTGTATCGAACTGGCGATCCTGTCTCCAATCCGTGCGGGTGAGTACCGGGTGTTCAATCAGATCACGGAACAATTCTCGCTGCTCGACCTGGCGCACATGGTGGTGCGGCAGGGCAAGGAGATGGGATTGAAGGTGGAAATCGCGCACATGGCCAATCCTCGCGTTGAGGCGGAGCAGCACTATTACAACGCAGTGCATACGCGCCTGATCGAGCTTGGCCTCGATCCACACCTGCTGAACGACGGCGTGCTACAATCGTTGATCGAGCTGGCCATCGAACACCGCGAGCATATCGATCACAGTTTGATCACGCCGACGGTAAACTGGCGCAATGCCAGCAATGTCGTTTCGAAGCCAGGGAAACAGGCTTTCAAGTAA